One Sphingomonas sp. LHG3406-1 genomic window carries:
- a CDS encoding SDR family oxidoreductase produces the protein MPTLFVTGANRGLGLEFVRQYRAAGWDVIATVRESSPELEGLGAEIRTLDLGDLEAVSAARAGRPLDLLIANAGTYGPRDAEDAGDAQEWLDTFAVNTVAPYMLAKALLPEVREAGGKLVVVSTRMASLADNGSGGFLAYRSSKTALNMAWKTLALANPELACVMLHPGWVQTRMGGSNAPVTPEQSIAGMMRVIEGITPAQSGAFLDYEGQSVPW, from the coding sequence ATGCCCACCCTGTTCGTCACCGGCGCCAATCGCGGGCTCGGGCTCGAGTTCGTCCGGCAGTATCGCGCGGCAGGCTGGGACGTCATTGCGACGGTCCGCGAGTCTTCGCCCGAGCTGGAGGGGCTCGGCGCAGAAATCCGGACGCTCGACCTCGGCGATCTCGAGGCCGTGAGCGCGGCGCGGGCCGGACGTCCTCTCGACCTGCTGATCGCCAATGCCGGCACCTACGGTCCACGCGATGCCGAGGATGCGGGCGACGCGCAGGAGTGGCTAGACACGTTCGCGGTGAACACCGTGGCACCCTACATGCTCGCCAAGGCGCTGCTGCCCGAAGTAAGGGAAGCCGGCGGCAAGCTGGTCGTGGTCAGCACGCGCATGGCCAGCCTTGCCGACAATGGCTCGGGCGGCTTCCTCGCCTACCGGTCGAGCAAGACGGCCCTCAACATGGCGTGGAAGACGCTGGCGCTCGCCAATCCGGAGCTGGCGTGCGTGATGCTCCATCCCGGCTGGGTGCAGACCCGCATGGGCGGGAGCAACGCGCCGGTGACGCCCGAGCAGAGTATCGCCGGCATGATGCGGGTGATCGAGGGCATCACCCCGGCGCAATCGGGCGCATTCCTCGACTATGAGGGGCAGTCCGTGCCCTGGTGA
- a CDS encoding malate synthase G produces MNAPASVASIAVDPALARFVDEEVLPGLGLDRTTFWRGVDAIFRDFVPRNAALLAKRDELQQQIDDWHRSSRGKPIDGAAYEGFLRQIGYLAEEPAPFAIGTQDLDPEIATLAGPQLVVPILNARFLLNAANARWGSLYDALYGTDALGSLPPGGAYDNARGADVVAYARRFLDEAVPGWQEAVRGAEHPQLVARNEGGLLFAHNGLHIELVINPEHPIGREDELGIADVILESALSTICDLEDSVAAVDAEDKVAAYANWLGLMRGDLSASFDKGGRTVERRMNGDRIWGEVTLPGRSLLLVRNVGHLMTNPAVRLADGSEAPEGILDAIVTSLIALYDLRGLGAYRNSRAGSIYIVKPKMHGPEEAAFTNDLFDAVEDLLGLARHTIKVGVMDEERRTSANLAATIHAVRDRIFFINTGFLDRTGDEIHTSMQAGAMVRKAEMKESAWIKAYEARNVAIGLACGFSGKAQIGKGMWAAPDRMADMMAQKLGHPQAGANTAWVPSPTAATLHAMHYHAVDVFARQEELRRQPVPPLGDLLAVPLARGTNWSPEEVAQELDNNAQGILGYVVRWVDQGVGCSKVPDIHDIGLMEDRATLRISSQHIANWLLHGICTADQVDAALLRMAAKVDAQNAGDPLYRPMAPDPKGSIAFQAARALVFEGLEQPNGYTEPLLHRYRTLVKAA; encoded by the coding sequence ATGAATGCACCGGCCAGCGTCGCCAGCATCGCCGTCGATCCCGCACTCGCCCGCTTCGTCGACGAGGAAGTGCTGCCCGGGCTAGGGTTGGACAGAACCACTTTCTGGCGCGGGGTCGATGCCATCTTCCGCGACTTCGTGCCCCGCAACGCGGCGCTGCTGGCGAAGCGCGACGAGCTTCAGCAGCAGATCGACGACTGGCATCGCTCCAGTCGCGGCAAGCCGATCGACGGCGCGGCCTACGAGGGCTTCCTGCGCCAGATCGGCTATCTCGCCGAAGAGCCGGCGCCCTTCGCGATCGGCACGCAGGACCTCGACCCGGAGATCGCCACGCTCGCCGGGCCCCAGCTGGTGGTGCCGATCCTCAATGCCCGCTTCCTTCTCAACGCCGCCAATGCGCGCTGGGGGAGCCTCTACGACGCGCTTTATGGGACGGATGCACTCGGCAGTCTTCCGCCGGGCGGCGCCTACGACAACGCGCGCGGTGCCGATGTCGTCGCCTACGCCCGGCGCTTCCTCGATGAAGCCGTGCCTGGCTGGCAGGAAGCGGTGCGCGGTGCCGAGCATCCGCAGCTGGTGGCACGGAACGAAGGCGGCCTGCTGTTCGCCCACAACGGCCTCCACATCGAACTGGTGATCAATCCCGAGCATCCCATCGGCCGCGAGGACGAACTCGGAATCGCCGACGTCATCCTGGAAAGTGCGCTGAGCACCATCTGCGACCTCGAGGACAGCGTCGCGGCGGTGGATGCGGAGGACAAGGTCGCCGCCTACGCCAACTGGTTGGGGCTGATGCGCGGCGACCTGTCCGCCAGCTTCGACAAGGGCGGCCGCACCGTCGAGCGGCGCATGAACGGCGACCGCATATGGGGCGAGGTGACCCTGCCCGGACGGAGCCTGCTGCTGGTCCGCAACGTCGGCCACCTGATGACCAATCCCGCGGTGCGCCTTGCGGACGGGAGCGAGGCTCCGGAGGGCATCCTCGACGCCATCGTGACCAGCCTGATTGCGCTCTACGACCTGCGTGGGCTCGGCGCTTACCGAAACAGCCGGGCCGGCTCGATCTACATAGTGAAGCCCAAGATGCACGGGCCCGAGGAAGCGGCCTTTACCAACGACCTGTTCGATGCGGTCGAAGACCTGCTCGGCCTTGCCCGCCACACGATCAAGGTCGGCGTGATGGACGAGGAGCGGCGTACCTCGGCCAACCTCGCCGCGACCATCCATGCGGTGCGCGACCGAATCTTCTTCATCAACACGGGCTTTCTCGACCGCACCGGCGACGAGATCCATACATCGATGCAGGCCGGTGCCATGGTCCGCAAGGCGGAGATGAAGGAAAGCGCCTGGATCAAGGCCTACGAAGCGCGCAACGTCGCCATCGGGCTCGCCTGCGGCTTCAGCGGCAAGGCGCAGATCGGCAAGGGCATGTGGGCCGCGCCTGACCGCATGGCCGACATGATGGCGCAGAAGCTCGGCCATCCGCAGGCCGGCGCCAACACCGCCTGGGTGCCCAGCCCGACCGCCGCGACCCTCCACGCCATGCACTATCATGCCGTGGACGTGTTCGCCCGGCAGGAGGAGCTTCGCCGGCAGCCCGTACCGCCGCTCGGCGACCTTCTTGCCGTCCCGCTCGCCCGGGGCACCAACTGGTCACCGGAGGAGGTGGCGCAGGAACTCGACAACAATGCGCAAGGCATCCTCGGCTATGTCGTGCGCTGGGTCGATCAGGGCGTCGGCTGCTCCAAGGTGCCCGACATCCACGATATCGGCCTGATGGAGGATCGCGCGACGCTCCGAATCAGCTCACAGCACATTGCCAACTGGCTGCTGCACGGCATCTGCACGGCGGATCAGGTCGACGCCGCCCTGCTGCGAATGGCCGCCAAGGTCGACGCCCAGAATGCCGGCGACCCGCTCTACCGTCCGATGGCGCCCGACCCTAAAGGCAGCATTGCCTTCCAGGCCGCCCGCGCCTTGGTGTTCGAGGGACTGGAGCAGCCCAATGGCTATACCGAACCGCTGCTGCACCGGTACCGGACGCTCGTGAAGGCGGCCTGA
- the rpmI gene encoding 50S ribosomal protein L35, translating to MPKLKTKSGVKKRFKLTATGKVKHGVAGKRHRLISHNAKYIRQNRGTEVLADADTARVKLWAPYGLK from the coding sequence ATGCCCAAGCTCAAGACGAAGAGCGGCGTCAAGAAGCGCTTCAAGCTCACCGCCACTGGCAAGGTGAAGCATGGAGTCGCCGGCAAGCGCCACCGGCTGATCAGCCACAACGCCAAGTACATCCGCCAGAACCGCGGCACCGAAGTTCTCGCCGACGCCGATACGGCGCGCGTGAAGCTCTGGGCCCCCTACGGTCTCAAGTAA
- a CDS encoding SWIB/MDM2 domain-containing protein, whose translation MTKHVEIDDTNPDAVHQQVDVSPELAAITGDGPMARGEVTSRIWDHIRKHKLQSEADGRNIEPDEALAAIVGTGKLTMFEMTAKVNKHIRAPEKTGK comes from the coding sequence ATGACCAAGCATGTCGAGATCGACGACACCAACCCGGATGCGGTCCATCAGCAGGTGGACGTCTCGCCCGAGCTGGCGGCGATCACCGGCGACGGTCCGATGGCGCGCGGCGAGGTGACGTCACGGATCTGGGACCATATCCGCAAGCACAAGCTGCAGTCCGAAGCGGACGGGCGGAACATCGAGCCGGACGAGGCCCTGGCCGCGATCGTCGGCACGGGCAAGCTGACCATGTTCGAGATGACGGCGAAGGTGAACAAGCACATCCGCGCGCCGGAGAAGACCGGAAAGTAG
- a CDS encoding DUF1810 domain-containing protein, with product MGIGNIAPADRAGHVGGLDPSGPYRLSLARFVAAQSGVHDLALDELRAGEKRTHWMWFVLPQLRGLGHSMMADRYGLEGIEEARAYLAHPLLGARLRECIEALLAHAGRRSAGEIMGVVDAIKLHSCLTLFEAAGGGPEFGAALDAFYGGERDKRTLAMLD from the coding sequence GTGGGTATTGGCAATATCGCTCCTGCTGATCGTGCTGGCCATGTCGGTGGTCTGGATCCTTCCGGCCCTTATCGACTGAGCCTCGCCCGGTTCGTCGCCGCGCAGAGCGGCGTCCACGACCTTGCCCTCGACGAGCTTCGCGCTGGCGAGAAGCGCACGCACTGGATGTGGTTCGTCCTGCCGCAGCTGCGCGGGCTCGGCCACAGCATGATGGCCGATCGCTACGGTCTGGAGGGCATCGAGGAGGCTCGGGCTTATCTTGCCCACCCGCTGCTCGGCGCCCGGCTGAGGGAATGCATTGAAGCTTTGCTCGCTCATGCCGGGCGACGTAGCGCCGGCGAGATCATGGGCGTTGTGGACGCCATCAAGCTGCACAGCTGCCTGACCCTGTTCGAAGCGGCAGGAGGCGGTCCCGAATTCGGCGCGGCGCTCGACGCCTTCTATGGCGGCGAGCGTGACAAGCGCACGCTCGCGATGCTGGACTGA
- the rplT gene encoding 50S ribosomal protein L20 — protein sequence MARVKRGVTTRAKHKRILEQAKGYYGRRKNTIRIARQAVEKAGQYAYRDRKVKKRSFRALWIQRINAAVRAENLTYGQFMHALKLSGIDLDRKVLADMAMHEGAAFSALIAQAKSALPNDGDRSVQTAA from the coding sequence ATGGCACGCGTCAAGAGGGGTGTAACCACCCGCGCCAAGCACAAGCGCATCCTTGAACAGGCGAAGGGCTATTACGGCCGCCGCAAGAACACGATTCGCATCGCCCGCCAGGCGGTCGAGAAGGCCGGGCAGTACGCCTATCGCGACCGCAAGGTGAAGAAGCGGAGCTTCCGCGCCCTGTGGATCCAGCGCATCAACGCCGCGGTCCGCGCCGAGAACCTGACCTATGGTCAGTTCATGCACGCGCTGAAGCTTTCGGGCATCGACCTCGACCGCAAGGTTCTCGCCGACATGGCGATGCACGAGGGCGCCGCTTTTTCGGCGCTGATCGCGCAGGCGAAGTCGGCGCTTCCGAACGACGGCGACCGCTCGGTCCAGACCGCCGCGTAA